A genomic window from Buteo buteo chromosome 13, bButBut1.hap1.1, whole genome shotgun sequence includes:
- the PYGO1 gene encoding pygopus homolog 1: MSAEQEKDPIALKRSRGGDSGLDGLGGPGVQLGSPDKKKRKANTQGSSFPPPSEYAPPLNPSSDHLVAANPFDDNYNTVSYKPLPSGNPYFSNPGYPGFGGYNTFRMPPHMLPRVSSPYGGSYSLRNQPHPLPQNPVGMGFSRPHSFSFGPHDNPGFGNQPPYSSGQINQNVNMPGQHFRPNPGENFGHSGQIPHPDMPSNFGPGNNPNFPNSQLESNHSFVPPPNTYNQTKSSAQKQDFSQGASKASSQNTAAHQHHHRTEDIVSQGNSDLKNVTRNNVVNQDNSHSNNADNTNAGHSNGTQSKSRQPRGTAEGCNSEKSSKTPLHPSRHGHSSSEPVYPCGICTHEVNDDQDAILCEASCQKWFHRICTGMTESAYGLLTAEASAVWGCDTCMADKDVQLMRTRETAGPPTLNTDG, encoded by the exons GTGGTGACAGTGGATTGGATGGGTTAGGAGGACCAGGAGTACAACTTGGAAGCCCTGATAAGAAAAAGCGCAAAGCAAATACACAG ggaTCATCATTTCCTCCTCCATCTGAATATGCTCCACCGCTGAATCCAAGTTCTGACCACCTTGTAGCTGCAAATCCATTTGATGACAACTATAATACTGTGTCTTATAAACCACTTCCTTCAGGAAATCCATATTTTAGTAATCCTGGTTATCCTGGCTTTGGAGGCTATAACACTTTCAGAATGCCACCTCACATGCTGCCCAGAGTGTCCTCGCCATATGGTGGTTCTTACTCCCTCAGAAACCAACCACATCCCCTTCCTCAAAACCCTGTGGGAATGGGTTTTAGCCGACCCCATTCTTTCAGCTTTGGTCCACATGATAACCCAGGTTTTGGGAATCAACCACCTTATAGTAGTGGTCAGATAAATCAAAATGTCAATATGCCTGGTCAGCATTTCAGACCAAATCCTGGTGAGAACTTTGGTCATTCTGGTCAGATACCTCACCCTGACATGCCATCTAACTTTGGTCCTGGAAACAATCCAAATTTTCCAAATTCTCAGCTAGAGTCAAACCATTCTTTTGTTCCTCCACCAAACACGTACAACCAGACAAAATCGTCAGCTCAAAAGCAAGACTTTAGTCAAGGTGCAAGCAAGGCATCCAGCCAGAACACTGCTGCTCATCAGCATCATCACAGGACAGAGGACATTGTAAGTCAAGGTAACAGTGACCTAAAAAATGTTACTCGAAACAATGTGGTAAACCAGGATAATAGCCATTCTaataatgctgataacactAATGCTGGCCATTCAAATGGGACTCAGAGTAAGTCCCGCCAGCCTCGAGGTACTGCTGAAGGATGCAACTCtgaaaagagcagcaaaacaCCCCTTCATCCCAGTCGTCATGGTCACTCGTCCTCTGAACCCGTCTATCCATGTGGGATTTGTACACATGAAGTTAACGATGACCAGGATGCCATCCTGTGTGAAGCCTCTTGTCAAAAATGGTTTCATCGGATCTGTACAGGCATGACCGAGTCAGCTTATGGCCTTCTTACAGCAGAAGCATCAGCAGTATGGGGTTGTGATACTTGCATGGCTGACAAAGATGTCCAGTTAATGCGTACGAGAGAGACTGCAGGACCACCTACGTTGAATACAGATGGCTAA